A genomic region of Candidatus Zixiibacteriota bacterium contains the following coding sequences:
- a CDS encoding helix-turn-helix domain-containing protein — translation MVDFRGKLTVKELAKILEVDPDTIRNWSNQKKIRCYRHPVNNYRLFDLEEVRKDLDLNSSNSISSSSQVKELKP, via the coding sequence GTGGTTGATTTTAGAGGAAAACTGACTGTAAAAGAGTTAGCCAAAATATTGGAAGTTGACCCGGATACAATTAGAAACTGGTCTAACCAGAAAAAGATCAGATGCTATAGACATCCTGTCAACAATTACAGACTATTTGACCTCGAAGAGGTAAGGAAAGACCTTGACTTGAACAGCAGTAATTCTATATCTTCCAGCTCACAAGTCAAGGAGTTGAAGCCATGA